In one Brevibacillus composti genomic region, the following are encoded:
- a CDS encoding DNA topoisomerase III, with protein sequence MKVVIAEKPDQAMKLAAPFAHRKKQGYLEISPNRLFPQGALVTWAIGHICELVAPEAYNPAWKKWSLNSLPLIPDSFRHQVTRSKAKQFGIIKQLLRRPDVREIIHAGDAGREGELIIRTIIEQCGVKKPMKRLWISSLTEKAVVAGFESLLDGGETENLYQEAYSRSCADWLIGMNASRVYTILLKNKGIPDVFSAGRVQTPTLALVVKREKEIAAFKPEPFWEVLATFAMEGKTYEGTWQKDGQSRINDPAMAERIAAFCKGKAARVAEVKQERKEYLPPYLFNLSSLQATANKLYKFSPQKTLEVAQKLYVKGYLSYPRSDSSFVTPEEARSFPEILAKLSKQPAYGPYFPTAKASIAQDRRYVNQKKVTDHYAIIPTEQVPTVSRLSDEERKIYDLVARRLIAAHSESALFDYTTVLTLVEERAEFISKGKVQIRAGWRSVLFDEDKESDEAILPPLTEGEGGRVQKAKVKESKTQPPKRYTEGQLITLMKTAGKHLENQELEKVLMKTEGLGTEATRAGIIAMLKQRKYIEVKRNQVYATQKGILLIDVIGDKILASPEMTARWEQRLAEIGQGQASAAAFMEQVKKLSHKIVQDAIEQSAQWNLQSYDLAAMPKQASRYRLGKKVAVCRVCGGDLVDKGEFYGCSNYQKSQCQVTVSKLIMGKKVTETNAKKLMEQGKSNKIKGFKKGQESFDAYLVWDDQEKKVKVAQA encoded by the coding sequence ATGAAGGTCGTCATAGCAGAGAAACCGGACCAGGCGATGAAGCTGGCCGCCCCTTTTGCCCATCGAAAAAAGCAGGGATACCTGGAGATCTCTCCAAACCGCCTGTTTCCCCAAGGTGCGCTGGTCACCTGGGCGATCGGCCACATCTGTGAGCTGGTCGCACCCGAGGCGTACAACCCGGCTTGGAAAAAATGGTCGCTGAACAGCCTGCCGCTTATCCCGGATTCTTTTCGCCATCAAGTGACGCGCTCCAAGGCGAAGCAATTCGGCATCATCAAGCAGCTGCTCAGGCGTCCCGATGTCCGTGAAATCATCCATGCCGGCGACGCCGGGCGTGAAGGAGAGCTGATCATCCGCACGATTATCGAGCAATGCGGGGTAAAAAAACCGATGAAGCGGCTGTGGATCTCCTCCTTGACCGAGAAGGCGGTGGTCGCCGGTTTTGAATCGCTGCTGGACGGAGGAGAGACCGAAAATCTCTACCAGGAAGCGTACAGCCGCTCCTGCGCCGATTGGCTGATCGGGATGAACGCCTCCCGCGTCTACACGATACTGTTGAAGAACAAAGGCATCCCGGATGTATTTTCCGCAGGCCGCGTCCAGACGCCGACGCTGGCCTTGGTCGTGAAGCGGGAAAAGGAGATCGCCGCTTTCAAGCCGGAGCCGTTTTGGGAAGTGCTAGCCACGTTTGCGATGGAGGGCAAAACATACGAGGGCACCTGGCAAAAGGATGGACAGTCGAGGATCAATGACCCGGCGATGGCCGAGCGGATCGCCGCGTTCTGCAAGGGAAAAGCGGCACGCGTGGCCGAGGTGAAGCAGGAGCGGAAAGAATACCTGCCGCCCTATCTCTTCAACCTCTCGTCCCTGCAGGCGACCGCCAACAAGCTGTATAAATTTTCGCCGCAAAAGACGCTGGAGGTGGCCCAGAAGCTCTATGTGAAAGGGTACCTGTCCTACCCTCGCTCCGATTCCAGCTTCGTCACCCCGGAGGAGGCCCGCAGCTTTCCGGAGATTTTGGCCAAGCTGTCCAAGCAGCCGGCATACGGCCCGTACTTTCCTACGGCGAAAGCCTCCATCGCGCAAGACCGCCGCTACGTCAACCAGAAAAAGGTGACGGACCACTATGCGATCATCCCGACGGAACAGGTCCCGACGGTCTCCCGATTGTCGGATGAGGAACGAAAAATTTACGATCTGGTGGCCCGCCGCCTGATCGCGGCCCACTCTGAAAGCGCCCTGTTTGACTACACGACGGTGCTGACCCTGGTCGAAGAACGGGCGGAATTCATCAGCAAGGGCAAAGTGCAGATCCGCGCCGGCTGGCGGAGCGTTCTGTTCGACGAAGACAAGGAGAGCGACGAGGCGATCCTCCCCCCGCTCACCGAAGGAGAGGGCGGACGTGTGCAGAAGGCGAAGGTCAAAGAGAGCAAGACGCAGCCGCCCAAGCGCTACACCGAGGGCCAATTGATTACGCTCATGAAAACGGCGGGCAAGCATCTGGAGAACCAGGAGCTGGAAAAGGTCCTGATGAAGACGGAGGGACTGGGAACAGAGGCGACGCGAGCTGGGATCATCGCTATGCTGAAGCAGCGAAAGTACATCGAGGTCAAGCGAAACCAGGTGTACGCGACGCAAAAGGGGATACTCCTGATCGACGTAATCGGCGACAAAATCCTCGCTTCGCCGGAAATGACGGCCCGCTGGGAGCAGCGCCTGGCGGAAATCGGGCAGGGACAAGCATCGGCGGCGGCCTTTATGGAGCAAGTAAAAAAGCTGTCCCATAAGATTGTCCAGGATGCCATCGAACAGTCGGCCCAGTGGAATCTGCAAAGCTACGATCTGGCTGCGATGCCCAAACAGGCGTCGCGGTATCGGCTGGGCAAAAAAGTGGCAGTCTGCCGCGTCTGCGGCGGCGATCTGGTAGACAAGGGAGAATTCTACGGCTGCTCCAACTACCAGAAGTCCCAATGCCAAGTCACCGTCTCCAAGCTGATCATGGGCAAAAAGGTGACGGAAACCAACGCCAAAAAGCTGATGGAACAAGGGAAAAGCAACAAAATCAAGGGCTTTAAAAAAGGGCAGGAGAGCTTTGATGCCTACCTGGTCTGGGACGATCAGGAGAAAAAGGTGAAAGTCGCGCAGGCTTGA
- a CDS encoding LCP family protein translates to MLGNAQNNGVPPAKQTAKQRRAKRSRKGLRLWLMLTSCVLFLALIVGGGYVLSKLDQTLDEVTEDPYKLPEMPKAEQQYEENKSLSILIIGTDTRKNIGMLNTDVLMLAVADPDDRKVTMVSLPRDTRVKVPGYPEYHKINGVFAIGEGIRERAERRGETVTENGVSLLKKTVETMFGIPVDHYVLLDFDGFKAAIDQLGGVEVTVDRELVYELPRGGVYRTLKPGKQVLNGEQALGFVRHRVDRRGSRFDSSDFDRNRRQQEVIKAVTDKMTSADGLTKALAVLETAGKHVKTDLSKDQIKGLALDFRNFSSQGIVTLDNGAVWQSPYSLWPRENMDEVRQILQRERGATSELALSDAAIAEVARAEPRKPSGGSQASGTGNASAPKPQPEPAPAGQAKPGTAPAAGKPSGSGQPGAAAPPPTNPPGETAPPPDIVETPPAPEEMPPPDIVDPQPWIPPSPSAEHDSGQHG, encoded by the coding sequence ATGTTGGGGAATGCGCAGAATAACGGAGTGCCGCCCGCGAAGCAAACGGCGAAACAAAGACGAGCCAAACGAAGCAGAAAAGGTCTCCGGCTGTGGCTCATGCTCACCAGCTGTGTGCTGTTTTTGGCGTTGATTGTCGGTGGGGGCTATGTTCTCTCCAAGCTGGACCAGACGCTGGATGAAGTAACCGAGGACCCCTACAAGCTGCCGGAGATGCCTAAGGCTGAGCAGCAGTACGAAGAGAACAAGTCGCTCTCGATCCTCATCATCGGCACGGATACGCGAAAAAATATAGGGATGCTGAATACGGATGTGCTGATGCTGGCTGTCGCCGACCCCGATGATCGCAAAGTGACGATGGTCTCCCTGCCTCGGGATACACGCGTAAAGGTGCCGGGGTATCCGGAATACCACAAGATCAACGGCGTCTTCGCGATCGGCGAAGGCATCAGAGAGCGGGCGGAGCGAAGGGGCGAAACGGTCACGGAAAATGGGGTTTCGCTGCTGAAAAAGACGGTGGAAACCATGTTCGGCATCCCCGTCGACCACTATGTGCTGCTTGATTTTGACGGCTTTAAGGCAGCCATCGACCAGCTGGGCGGCGTCGAGGTCACCGTCGACCGCGAACTGGTCTACGAACTGCCGCGCGGAGGCGTCTACCGCACCCTGAAGCCGGGCAAGCAGGTCCTCAATGGCGAGCAGGCGCTGGGCTTCGTCCGCCACCGCGTCGACAGGAGGGGCAGCCGCTTTGATTCCAGCGACTTTGACCGCAACAGACGTCAGCAGGAAGTCATCAAAGCCGTGACGGACAAGATGACCTCTGCGGACGGTCTCACCAAAGCGCTGGCTGTCCTGGAGACTGCAGGAAAGCATGTAAAGACCGATTTGTCCAAAGATCAGATCAAGGGTTTGGCCCTCGATTTTCGAAATTTCTCTTCCCAGGGAATCGTCACCCTGGACAACGGGGCCGTCTGGCAGTCCCCCTACTCGCTATGGCCGCGGGAAAATATGGATGAGGTCCGCCAGATCCTGCAGCGGGAGCGCGGGGCGACCTCCGAGCTGGCACTCAGCGACGCGGCCATCGCCGAGGTAGCCCGTGCCGAACCGCGCAAGCCGTCCGGGGGCTCGCAAGCCTCAGGGACCGGCAATGCGAGTGCGCCGAAGCCCCAGCCGGAACCAGCGCCCGCAGGTCAGGCCAAGCCGGGGACAGCGCCTGCAGCAGGGAAACCATCCGGCAGCGGACAGCCTGGCGCCGCCGCGCCGCCGCCAACCAATCCGCCGGGCGAGACCGCTCCGCCGCCCGACATCGTGGAGACACCGCCGGCACCGGAAGAGATGCCGCCGCCGGATATTGTCGATCCGCAGCCCTGGATCCCGCCTTCGCCATCGGCGGAGCATGACAGCGGCCAACACGGGTGA